Genomic window (Spirosoma sp. KCTC 42546):
CCTGGCTATAATAACTTGCTGGCTTTGATTGACCAAAATGGTTTCGAGTTGTTACCCGTTACGTTTCAACACACGAGCCAATTACTCACCTTACCCATGCATCATCGTGACCCATTTGACCGGCTCTTAATTGCCCAAAGTATAATAGAAAACCTGTTGTTCATTACGGCTGATGCTCATATTCATCAGTATGACGTTGATTGGGTTTGGTAATTAGGCCGCTTTATCCAGTAACCTAATTATCAAGTTTCTCCTGTCGACTGGAACCCGGCACAAGAGCCAAAACCACCCTAGCGAGCCGGGCGGCCTGTCGACCGAGACCGGACTAACACTCATTTTTTATATCTGTTCGGGCCACCCAACGACAATGAGTGTGATGACGACCGTAGGGAGACATTTACACACTCATGTTGTTGGGTGCATACTCCGCAAACTCACCAAGTCGGCTGCTGGATTTAAACGGCATATAGACAAAAGCCCTGGACC
Coding sequences:
- a CDS encoding type II toxin-antitoxin system VapC family toxin — its product is MWFLNGNETNLSAKARRLITDSANISYVSIASLWEMAIKIRLGSLSFEPGYNNLLALIDQNGFELLPVTFQHTSQLLTLPMHHRDPFDRLLIAQSIIENLLFITADAHIHQYDVDWVW